A region from the Deinococcus sp. QL22 genome encodes:
- a CDS encoding helix-turn-helix domain-containing protein yields MTPPARHLSLSSEEDAALRKLELGAGINVKVRLRASIVRLNASGMTVPRLAQHFGRNPQSVHNDLDRYEQRGIPGLMDGRSSGPPRRVTPEMDQYLQERLAEQRLWNSDLLAEALQERFGITVSRDAIRVRLLALGYSWKRGRYAPGQVPDPDVIHEHQASIETLKKGHWMANSPSSF; encoded by the coding sequence ATGACTCCTCCAGCCCGACACCTGTCGCTGAGTTCCGAAGAAGATGCGGCCCTGCGCAAGCTCGAACTGGGGGCGGGGATCAACGTCAAAGTTCGTCTGCGAGCGAGCATTGTCCGTCTGAACGCCAGTGGGATGACCGTACCGCGCCTCGCACAGCATTTCGGGCGCAACCCACAAAGCGTTCACAATGATCTGGACCGCTATGAACAGCGTGGCATCCCCGGATTGATGGATGGCCGGTCTTCGGGGCCGCCGCGCCGGGTCACCCCAGAGATGGACCAGTACCTTCAGGAGCGACTGGCTGAGCAACGGCTCTGGAACAGCGACCTCTTAGCCGAAGCGCTCCAGGAGCGCTTCGGCATCACGGTCAGTCGAGACGCGATCCGCGTCCGACTCCTGGCGCTGGGCTATTCGTGGAAGCGGGGACGCTACGCCCCGGGTCAGGTGCCTGACCCAGATGTCATTCATGAGCATCAAGCGTCGATCGAGACGCTAAAAAAGGGGCATTGGATGGCAAACTCACCCTCAAGTTTTTAG
- a CDS encoding transposase, whose translation MDGKLTLKFLDQTGLSLMLSVTNSWFPRGSGRQFKVPTRWGSQGRINLIGTLAVDAQGEHLAVRQLTASCTQDDVIAYLDTLAEQSDDAQRRSGTARLTVVMLDNASFHRGQAIRAREPIWAAKGMLLRYLPAYCPMLNRIETTWRRLKGFLMPRRCYDTVSELQAALLIALQALGATLI comes from the coding sequence TTGGATGGCAAACTCACCCTCAAGTTTTTAGATCAGACCGGCTTGTCACTGATGCTGTCGGTCACCAATTCCTGGTTCCCACGGGGTTCCGGACGGCAGTTCAAAGTGCCCACGCGCTGGGGATCTCAAGGACGGATCAACCTCATTGGTACGCTGGCCGTGGACGCCCAAGGTGAGCATTTGGCGGTGCGGCAGTTGACCGCGTCTTGCACGCAGGATGATGTCATCGCTTATCTGGACACCCTCGCTGAACAGTCTGACGACGCGCAGCGTCGTTCAGGAACCGCTCGGTTGACGGTGGTGATGTTGGACAACGCCTCATTTCATCGCGGTCAGGCGATTCGAGCACGAGAGCCGATCTGGGCTGCCAAGGGGATGCTCCTTCGATATCTCCCAGCGTACTGCCCCATGCTCAATCGCATTGAAACGACTTGGCGCAGACTCAAAGGATTCTTGATGCCTCGGCGGTGTTACGACACCGTCAGCGAACTCCAAGCGGCCTTGTTGATCGCCCTCCAAGCCCTCGGAGCCACCCTGATCTAA
- a CDS encoding ATP-binding protein has product MDTQPPDRFVILRFWDNGRSFPASVGDRLFEVFNRSVPRQTDFGRPGLSNVRRVVGRHGGRIRVESEEGRGVTFFVTLPRAGD; this is encoded by the coding sequence TTGGACACCCAGCCGCCGGACCGCTTCGTGATCCTGCGGTTCTGGGATAATGGGCGCAGCTTTCCGGCCAGCGTCGGAGACCGGCTATTCGAGGTCTTTAACCGCTCGGTACCCCGTCAGACCGATTTTGGCCGACCGGGATTGTCGAACGTTCGGCGGGTCGTCGGGCGGCATGGGGGCCGCATCCGGGTCGAAAGTGAGGAGGGCCGGGGCGTGACCTTCTTTGTTACCCTGCCCCGTGCGGGCGACTGA
- a CDS encoding AI-2E family transporter: protein MSSSFPPPSPVPVAPPSTLGTLWKSAWFRLIVYVLVGFVLLWLYRRLRTVLIATLAAYLIAYLVQPVLQRLERYGVKRPLGITLLLLVVVGVFTAISPLLGVVFNQVSSLVQALPSLADTFSAWLSQLAEKRPALAGVQQQVEVWLSSLTQNLSSNLGAVLGEVFSPSGVLVGGLLGAVGILGQVVLTIIISIYMMARYPQIGPSLLRLLPRRFQTLADDISGHVGNAVGGYFRGQMLVTLSFGLMVGTGLTGLGHPAALGIGFVAALFYIVPYLGFWVALIPALLLAVPLGGLKVVLVLVVFLLADQLSVHAISPRVIGQNTNLSSLAVVLAVTFGVGLFGIPGLFISVPLAALAKALTEAYYYRSRGYQAISRPYPRLEAEPDPPMIVTPDQSLRPEGGQSR, encoded by the coding sequence ATGTCTTCATCGTTTCCGCCGCCTTCCCCTGTTCCTGTCGCTCCGCCCAGTACCCTCGGCACCCTCTGGAAATCGGCTTGGTTCCGGCTGATCGTGTATGTGCTGGTCGGCTTTGTCCTGCTGTGGCTGTACCGCCGACTCAGAACGGTACTGATTGCGACGCTGGCGGCGTACCTGATCGCTTACCTCGTTCAACCCGTGCTGCAGCGCCTAGAACGGTACGGTGTCAAGCGGCCATTGGGAATTACGTTGCTGCTGTTGGTAGTCGTGGGAGTGTTTACCGCCATCAGCCCACTGCTGGGCGTGGTGTTCAATCAGGTGTCGTCGCTGGTGCAGGCACTCCCCAGTTTGGCTGATACCTTCAGTGCGTGGCTCAGCCAGTTGGCCGAAAAGCGTCCGGCGTTGGCAGGCGTGCAGCAGCAGGTCGAGGTGTGGCTCAGCAGCCTCACCCAGAATTTGTCCAGCAACCTTGGCGCAGTGCTGGGCGAGGTCTTTTCGCCCAGCGGCGTGCTGGTCGGCGGCTTGCTGGGCGCGGTGGGAATATTGGGGCAAGTGGTGTTGACCATCATCATCAGCATTTACATGATGGCGCGGTATCCGCAGATCGGGCCGTCCTTGCTGCGGCTGTTGCCCCGGCGTTTTCAGACGTTGGCCGATGACATCAGCGGGCACGTGGGCAACGCTGTGGGCGGGTATTTTCGGGGCCAAATGCTCGTGACGCTGTCTTTTGGCCTGATGGTAGGTACGGGTCTCACGGGCCTCGGCCATCCCGCTGCGCTGGGCATCGGCTTCGTAGCGGCGCTGTTTTATATCGTGCCGTATCTGGGCTTCTGGGTGGCGCTGATTCCTGCCCTGCTGCTGGCAGTCCCGTTGGGCGGCCTGAAGGTGGTGCTGGTGCTGGTGGTCTTCCTGCTCGCCGATCAACTGTCGGTGCATGCCATCTCGCCCAGAGTCATCGGCCAGAACACCAATCTGTCGTCGTTGGCAGTCGTCTTGGCCGTCACCTTCGGCGTGGGCCTGTTCGGCATTCCCGGCTTGTTCATCTCGGTGCCGTTGGCTGCGCTCGCCAAAGCCCTGACCGAAGCGTATTACTACCGCAGCCGGGGGTATCAGGCCATCAGCCGCCCTTATCCAAGACTAGAAGCCGAGCCTGACCCACCGATGATCGTGACACCAGACCAGAGCTTGCGCCCGGAAGGAGGGCAGAGCAGGTAG
- a CDS encoding glycoside hydrolase family 3 protein, which translates to MTALLPNRTLIIDLPGPDLTPAQARFLAQHSFGGVCLFARNFSTPQRTAQLVKDIRDALGHDALIATDQEGGAVLRRLDRPHAPTPQALGVIGSEEAAREAGRIAARGLIELGINWNYAPSLDVNVNPLNPVIGERAFGSDPELVARLGVAWALGSEEEGVLSAVKHFPGHGDTTQDSHLTLPTVNKSHAELEQTEWRPFRAAVAAGVGSIMTAHIVYSALDAVQPATLSPAFLTDLLRTDWKYDGVVVTDATDMHAIADRHPHGEAAPLALLAGADAVLSCGHGDLNTHADHALALQRALDEGRLSPRRVAQALSRLERVASRFPGTPRPYSLPQQQADEEQIGAWAAQSLGFSGDWPTLDPAAPLLLIVPETSDLGGPYGDAPSGAALADAIRPHFPALQVGLLRRDPAEALALLTQFPTAPILFATTNRWSLGAAQTALLPTLQTRPHVIHLALWNPEHAAALPFPALISHGFRPANLQAVAQALAVSRPHGAG; encoded by the coding sequence ATGACGGCTCTGCTCCCCAACCGCACCCTGATTATCGACCTGCCCGGCCCCGACCTTACCCCCGCACAGGCCCGCTTTTTGGCCCAGCACAGCTTCGGCGGTGTGTGCCTGTTTGCCCGCAATTTCAGCACGCCGCAGCGCACGGCCCAACTGGTGAAGGATATTCGGGATGCGCTGGGCCACGACGCGCTCATTGCCACCGATCAGGAGGGGGGCGCGGTGCTGCGGCGATTAGACCGTCCACACGCACCCACGCCGCAAGCTTTGGGCGTTATCGGCAGCGAGGAAGCGGCGCGGGAAGCTGGCCGAATCGCCGCACGCGGGCTGATCGAACTGGGCATCAACTGGAATTACGCGCCCAGCTTGGATGTGAACGTGAACCCGCTGAATCCGGTGATCGGAGAGCGGGCCTTTGGCAGTGACCCTGAATTGGTGGCCCGGCTGGGTGTGGCATGGGCGCTGGGCAGTGAGGAAGAGGGCGTGCTGAGCGCCGTGAAACACTTTCCGGGGCATGGCGACACCACCCAGGACAGTCACTTGACCCTGCCCACCGTGAACAAATCCCACGCCGAACTGGAGCAGACCGAATGGCGGCCTTTCCGGGCGGCAGTGGCGGCAGGCGTGGGGAGCATCATGACCGCTCATATCGTGTACTCCGCGCTGGACGCCGTGCAGCCCGCCACCCTGTCGCCCGCCTTTCTGACCGATCTTCTCAGAACCGACTGGAAGTATGACGGCGTAGTTGTGACCGACGCCACCGACATGCACGCCATTGCAGACCGCCACCCCCACGGCGAGGCGGCTCCTCTGGCGCTGCTGGCCGGGGCCGACGCCGTGCTGAGTTGCGGGCACGGTGATCTGAACACCCACGCCGACCACGCTTTGGCACTACAGCGGGCGCTGGATGAGGGCCGATTGTCGCCCCGGCGTGTGGCACAGGCTCTAAGCCGTCTTGAACGTGTCGCCTCCCGTTTTCCCGGTACGCCACGCCCCTATTCCCTGCCTCAGCAACAGGCGGATGAAGAACAGATTGGAGCTTGGGCCGCTCAGAGCCTCGGCTTTAGCGGCGATTGGCCCACGCTCGACCCTGCCGCACCGCTCCTCCTTATCGTCCCTGAGACCAGTGACTTGGGCGGCCCCTACGGTGACGCGCCCAGCGGTGCAGCTCTGGCCGACGCGATCCGCCCTCACTTTCCCGCCCTGCAAGTGGGCCTGTTGCGCCGTGACCCGGCAGAAGCTCTGGCTTTGCTGACTCAGTTTCCCACTGCCCCCATCCTGTTCGCCACCACCAACCGTTGGAGCTTAGGTGCGGCTCAGACAGCACTTCTGCCGACACTGCAAACGCGGCCCCATGTCATTCATCTGGCGCTCTGGAACCCAGAACATGCCGCCGCCCTGCCTTTTCCGGCCCTAATATCGCACGGATTCCGGCCTGCCAATTTACAGGCCGTGGCGCAGGCGCTTGCGGTCAGTCGCCCGCACGGGGCAGGGTAA
- a CDS encoding aldo/keto reductase, protein MEPRRLGKTGHLISPIGFGAWAIGGTWGAVDDTTSLAALHRALDLGVNFFDTADVYGDGHSEQLLARLRRERSDPFVVATKAGRRLDPHTAAGYNRQNLQAFVERSLHNLGAEALDLLQLHCPPSEVYERDDVYGALDELVQDGLLRAYGVSVETVQEALTAIQHPHVATVQIIFNAFRLKPAEELFAAARAHGVGIIARVPLASGLLSGKLRRDTAFAEDDHRRFNRHGEAFDRGETFSGVDYDAGLEAVERLRPLVPEGATLAQFALRWILMFPEISCAIPGAKTPQQVADNTAAADLSPLTEEQMKGVQAVYDDLIRAQVHPLW, encoded by the coding sequence ATGGAACCCAGACGACTTGGCAAAACGGGGCACTTGATCTCCCCTATCGGTTTCGGCGCTTGGGCCATCGGCGGCACCTGGGGCGCGGTGGACGATACCACCAGCCTCGCCGCACTGCACCGCGCCCTCGATCTGGGTGTCAATTTTTTTGATACGGCGGACGTGTACGGCGACGGCCACAGCGAGCAACTGCTCGCCCGCCTGCGCCGCGAGCGATCCGACCCTTTTGTGGTGGCCACCAAAGCAGGCCGCCGCCTCGATCCGCACACCGCCGCAGGCTACAACCGCCAGAATTTGCAGGCGTTCGTGGAGCGCAGCCTACACAACCTCGGTGCAGAGGCGCTGGATTTGCTGCAACTGCATTGCCCGCCCAGCGAGGTGTACGAGCGCGATGACGTGTACGGCGCGCTGGACGAGCTGGTGCAGGACGGCCTGCTGCGGGCCTATGGCGTCAGTGTGGAAACGGTGCAGGAGGCGCTGACCGCCATCCAGCATCCTCACGTGGCGACTGTGCAAATTATCTTCAATGCCTTCCGGCTCAAGCCCGCCGAAGAATTGTTTGCAGCGGCGCGGGCGCACGGCGTGGGCATCATTGCGCGGGTACCGCTCGCCAGCGGCCTGCTCAGCGGCAAGCTGAGGCGCGATACCGCCTTTGCCGAAGACGATCACCGCCGGTTCAATCGTCACGGCGAGGCTTTTGACCGGGGCGAAACCTTTTCGGGCGTGGACTATGACGCGGGGCTGGAAGCGGTGGAACGGTTGCGGCCACTGGTGCCGGAAGGCGCGACGTTGGCCCAGTTCGCCCTGCGCTGGATTCTGATGTTTCCGGAGATCAGTTGCGCGATTCCCGGAGCCAAAACGCCCCAGCAGGTGGCCGACAATACGGCGGCGGCAGACCTGTCTCCCCTGACTGAAGAACAGATGAAGGGCGTGCAGGCCGTATACGACGACCTAATCCGCGCACAGGTTCACCCGCTGTGGTGA
- a CDS encoding carbohydrate ABC transporter permease, which produces MSAVTRPIVQTVPHRRSNKKALRLVLRYVMLTVVLIFAVFPFVWTFAIAITDKRAGTSIYDFPASLFPKAVTLNNFLEVYRTFELGKYVWNSISITALTVVGTLIVSALAAYPLARFRFPGRNIIFAIIVATLVLPGETTFIVNTLTLKNMGLLGTHLGVVIPTIAGAFGIFLMRQAFLGVPTALLEAARLDGAGEMTILTRIMLPLSKPSLAALGIFTLVGTWNAYFWPMLVLSAAPDKAPLSVAVLRLKGQFNYDPFNIAAGSLIMMLPVLLVFLAAQRYFMKGMEGAVK; this is translated from the coding sequence ATGAGCGCCGTAACAAGACCCATTGTGCAGACCGTCCCGCACCGCAGGAGCAACAAAAAGGCGCTTCGGCTGGTGCTGCGTTACGTTATGCTCACCGTCGTCCTGATCTTCGCTGTGTTCCCGTTCGTCTGGACTTTTGCGATTGCTATTACCGACAAACGCGCTGGAACCAGCATCTACGATTTCCCGGCCAGCCTGTTTCCCAAGGCCGTGACGCTGAACAATTTTCTGGAGGTTTACCGCACCTTCGAGTTGGGCAAGTACGTTTGGAACAGCATTTCTATAACGGCGCTGACGGTGGTTGGCACGTTGATCGTTTCGGCTTTGGCTGCCTATCCGCTGGCCCGCTTCCGTTTTCCGGGCCGCAATATCATCTTCGCCATCATCGTGGCGACGTTGGTGTTGCCGGGAGAAACCACCTTTATCGTCAATACCCTGACCCTCAAAAACATGGGCCTGCTGGGGACACATCTGGGCGTGGTCATCCCCACCATCGCGGGTGCATTCGGCATTTTCCTGATGCGGCAGGCGTTTCTGGGCGTGCCTACCGCCCTACTGGAAGCCGCGCGACTGGACGGTGCGGGCGAGATGACCATTCTGACCCGCATTATGTTGCCATTGAGCAAGCCTTCGCTGGCCGCACTGGGCATTTTTACGCTGGTGGGCACCTGGAATGCCTACTTCTGGCCCATGCTGGTGCTGTCTGCCGCGCCCGACAAAGCGCCCCTGAGCGTAGCCGTGCTGCGTCTGAAAGGGCAATTCAACTACGATCCCTTTAACATCGCCGCCGGATCGCTGATCATGATGTTGCCCGTACTGCTGGTGTTTCTGGCGGCCCAGCGCTACTTCATGAAGGGAATGGAAGGTGCAGTTAAATAA
- a CDS encoding HAD family hydrolase, giving the protein MYKGVIFDIDGTLVESNDAHARAWVKAFADENLTVPFDQVRPLIGMGSDQMVPRLTDIHKDTPTFKRLSEAWKRHFQAEEVPHLKAQPGVRALIERLQARGLRLIVGTSADEALVADLLKVAGVDDLLTDYTTASDVEASKPEPDIVQAAVSKLGLEPAEVLMVGDTPFDIESARKAGVATIALRCGGDTRFEGAAAVYADPGDWLAQLEQSPLGQG; this is encoded by the coding sequence ATGTATAAAGGCGTCATCTTTGACATTGATGGAACCCTGGTGGAGAGCAATGATGCCCACGCCCGCGCCTGGGTGAAGGCATTTGCCGATGAGAACTTGACCGTGCCCTTTGATCAGGTACGCCCACTGATCGGCATGGGCAGCGATCAGATGGTGCCCCGGCTGACCGATATTCACAAAGACACGCCCACGTTTAAGCGGCTCAGCGAGGCTTGGAAGCGGCATTTTCAGGCTGAGGAAGTGCCGCATCTGAAGGCCCAACCCGGCGTCCGTGCCCTGATAGAGCGCCTCCAAGCGCGGGGCCTGCGCCTGATCGTGGGCACCTCGGCAGATGAGGCTCTGGTGGCCGACTTGCTGAAGGTGGCTGGAGTAGACGACCTGCTCACCGACTACACCACCGCCTCGGATGTGGAAGCCTCCAAGCCGGAGCCAGACATCGTGCAGGCCGCCGTGAGCAAGCTGGGGCTGGAACCTGCCGAGGTGCTGATGGTGGGCGACACGCCCTTTGACATCGAGAGTGCGCGGAAAGCGGGCGTGGCGACCATTGCTTTGCGCTGCGGCGGCGACACCCGTTTCGAGGGCGCGGCGGCGGTGTACGCCGATCCTGGGGACTGGTTAGCACAGTTGGAACAGTCGCCGTTGGGCCAGGGGTAG
- a CDS encoding DUF1990 family protein, which translates to MVRPIALLALPALALTASILRGPPSPLRPTTSADGVGPLTRRRYWAEVEGATRTPQDIATDWRNRLPQHSPKAMAWFRGLDHPVPPIAQGDRLWILLLGTRRARVVIEHVDDMGFRARTLRLHPDAGTSEFRVLPGHRAGHLVLQVESVMRTNSRFDRIAYILGVHAAQRMTWERVLDSVAAYSGGQIMNRGHETVELPMLPQVPELLAGSSAEE; encoded by the coding sequence ATGGTTCGCCCGATTGCTCTGCTTGCCCTGCCCGCATTGGCCCTGACCGCCTCGATCCTGCGTGGGCCGCCCAGTCCTTTGCGCCCCACCACGTCCGCAGATGGCGTGGGGCCGCTGACCCGCCGCCGCTACTGGGCCGAAGTGGAGGGGGCCACCCGCACGCCGCAGGACATCGCCACTGATTGGCGCAACCGCCTGCCTCAGCATTCGCCAAAGGCGATGGCCTGGTTCCGGGGGCTGGATCATCCGGTGCCGCCCATAGCGCAGGGGGATCGGTTGTGGATTTTGCTGCTGGGCACGCGCCGCGCACGGGTCGTCATCGAACACGTAGACGACATGGGCTTCCGCGCCCGCACACTGCGCCTTCATCCCGATGCTGGCACCTCTGAATTTCGGGTGCTGCCGGGACACCGGGCCGGGCACCTGGTCTTGCAGGTGGAATCGGTCATGCGAACAAACTCGCGCTTTGACCGAATCGCCTACATTCTGGGGGTTCATGCGGCACAGCGGATGACCTGGGAGCGGGTGCTAGACAGCGTGGCGGCCTATAGCGGTGGGCAAATAATGAACCGGGGGCATGAAACGGTGGAACTGCCAATGCTGCCGCAGGTGCCGGAGTTGCTGGCGGGGAGTTCGGCCGAGGAATGA
- a CDS encoding beta-carotene 15,15'-dioxygenase, Brp/Blh family: protein MKWTSDRAAVKLWLRPVGAAPLPLTLIPWSSMALLLVLWLLFPQSLTRLMYLPLLVSTVLLGIPHGALDHLVPTRIGWRWGQRLGVVVVYIAVYALLAALALGLWWLLPCAAFWGFVLLSCLHWGHGDLHYLETVQGRRRWLGRWSAAVTLLARGSLPILVPLLAFPEWFGRLASGVGQAFGQGEIIKTASGPLLSAPVFNALAVVVGVILLGYVADTLRSSRVLLTELAETALLLLTFLLVPAPLSIGIYFTLWHAWRHLGRLLKLQPVAARPVLRLSRDLLPISLIALALLGGLYLWAAPQVHNLETFAALYLALIAALTLPHALLVAVMDLKPGSA from the coding sequence ATGAAATGGACTTCTGACCGTGCGGCGGTGAAACTATGGCTCCGGCCTGTCGGTGCGGCCCCGCTTCCCCTGACGCTGATTCCGTGGAGCAGCATGGCGCTTTTGCTGGTGCTGTGGCTGCTGTTTCCGCAGTCGCTGACCCGCCTGATGTACCTACCTCTGCTGGTCAGCACGGTGCTGCTGGGCATTCCGCACGGGGCGCTGGATCACCTGGTTCCCACCCGAATTGGCTGGCGCTGGGGCCAACGGCTGGGCGTGGTGGTGGTGTATATCGCGGTTTACGCGCTGCTGGCTGCCCTTGCACTGGGCCTCTGGTGGCTCCTGCCCTGCGCCGCATTCTGGGGATTCGTGCTGTTGTCGTGCCTGCATTGGGGGCACGGCGACCTGCATTACCTGGAAACGGTGCAGGGCCGCCGCCGCTGGCTGGGACGCTGGAGCGCGGCAGTCACGCTGTTGGCGCGGGGCAGCCTGCCTATTCTGGTGCCGCTGTTGGCCTTTCCGGAATGGTTCGGGCGCTTGGCGTCGGGCGTAGGGCAGGCGTTTGGGCAAGGTGAGATCATCAAAACGGCCAGTGGCCCGCTGCTCTCCGCCCCTGTGTTCAACGCTTTGGCAGTCGTGGTCGGCGTCATCCTGCTGGGGTATGTAGCCGATACGCTGCGTTCCAGCCGAGTTCTGCTGACTGAACTGGCTGAAACGGCGCTGCTCCTGTTGACTTTCCTGCTGGTGCCCGCACCGCTGTCTATCGGCATCTATTTCACGCTGTGGCACGCCTGGCGGCATCTGGGACGCTTGCTGAAACTTCAGCCTGTAGCGGCCCGCCCGGTGCTGCGCCTCAGCCGCGACCTTCTGCCGATTTCTCTGATTGCCCTTGCCTTGCTGGGCGGCCTGTACCTCTGGGCGGCTCCGCAGGTGCATAACCTGGAAACCTTTGCCGCGTTGTACCTGGCCCTGATTGCCGCGCTCACACTCCCTCACGCCCTGTTGGTGGCGGTGATGGACTTGAAACCCGGTTCAGCTTGA
- a CDS encoding zinc-dependent alcohol dehydrogenase family protein: MKGVMYTAFGEQPELVTVPDPTPTESGVVVQVGATGVCRSDWHGWMGHDPDIALPHIPGHELAGTVVAVGAQVQRWRAGDRVTLPFVCGCGRCSQCQAGHQQVCERQFQPGFTHWGSFAEYVALEFADQNLVRLPDSMDFVTAASLGCRFATSFRAVVQQGRVRGGEWVAVHGCGGIGLSAIMIAKAHGASVVAIDIDDAKLELARQLGADQTVNSRTMPDAVAAVRELSGGGVHLSLDALGHPQTCFNSVQNLRTRGRHVQVGLLLADQRHPAVPMDAVISRELEIYGSHGLAAHAYPDMLRMIESGLLKPDQLIGNRISLEQSIDALVNMNQFAGLGMTVVDRFV; encoded by the coding sequence ATGAAGGGCGTCATGTACACCGCCTTTGGCGAGCAGCCCGAACTGGTCACTGTGCCCGATCCGACCCCTACCGAGTCTGGCGTGGTGGTGCAGGTTGGGGCCACAGGCGTGTGCCGCAGCGATTGGCACGGCTGGATGGGCCACGACCCCGATATAGCTCTGCCACATATTCCGGGCCACGAACTTGCCGGAACCGTGGTGGCGGTGGGCGCACAGGTGCAGCGTTGGCGGGCTGGAGACCGCGTGACCCTGCCATTCGTCTGCGGCTGCGGGCGCTGTTCTCAGTGTCAGGCGGGGCATCAACAGGTCTGCGAACGGCAATTTCAGCCGGGATTTACGCACTGGGGATCGTTTGCCGAGTATGTGGCGCTGGAGTTTGCAGACCAGAACTTGGTGCGCCTGCCGGACAGCATGGACTTTGTGACCGCTGCCAGCCTTGGCTGCCGCTTTGCCACTTCTTTTCGGGCGGTGGTGCAGCAGGGGCGGGTGCGGGGGGGAGAATGGGTGGCCGTGCACGGCTGCGGCGGTATAGGTCTGTCGGCCATCATGATCGCCAAGGCTCACGGGGCCAGTGTCGTTGCCATTGATATTGACGATGCCAAGCTGGAGTTGGCCCGCCAACTGGGAGCCGATCAGACCGTCAACAGCCGCACCATGCCAGATGCGGTGGCCGCGGTACGGGAACTTTCCGGGGGCGGTGTACATCTCTCGCTGGACGCACTGGGCCACCCGCAAACCTGTTTCAATTCGGTGCAAAACCTCAGAACGCGGGGGCGGCATGTGCAGGTGGGCTTGCTGCTGGCCGACCAACGCCACCCCGCCGTGCCGATGGACGCCGTGATTTCGCGGGAACTGGAGATTTACGGCAGTCACGGCCTCGCCGCCCACGCCTACCCAGACATGCTGAGAATGATCGAGAGTGGATTGCTGAAGCCTGATCAACTCATCGGCAACCGCATTTCGCTGGAGCAGTCTATAGACGCGCTGGTCAACATGAACCAATTCGCGGGTCTAGGGATGACGGTGGTAGACCGCTTCGTGTAA